AGATTGACGGAAAAAAAAGCCATATCTGATGCGGGAGCTTCCGTTGCTCCATATCAGGAAATACAGGATATTTCAGAAATTTACCTTCATATAGAGAAATTAGGGTACCCTAGTGTGTTAAAAACGACGCGGGGCGGTTATGATGGAAAAGGGCAGTTGGTCATTAAGGAAGAAGCTGATATCAAAAAGGCTGAATCCCTGCTCAAAACAGGTAAATGTGTGCTGGAAGCCTGGATTCCTTTCGTAAAAGAAATCTCCATTATCGTGACGCGCAAGGCAAATGGCGAGGCAAGTCATTTTCCGATTGCGGAAAACATTCATATTGAAAACATTCTTCATAAAAGTATTGTTCCCGCCCGTATTAGTCAACAAGCTGAACGGAAAGCTATTAATGAAGCTTTGCAGCTTGCAGAGAAACTTGATTTGGTGGGGACATTGGCAGTCGAGATGTTTTTAACCGCTCAGGATGAGATCATCATTAATGAATTAGCGCCAAGACCTCATAACTCAGGCCATTATACAATGGAAGCATGTGAGACTTCACAGTTCGAACAGCATATAAGGGCTGTATGCAATTGGCCGCTCGGAAATACGGCGTTATTGAAGCCTGTGGTAATGATAAACATCCTTGGTGAGCATATCGGGCCTTTAATGGATGAAATTCCGACGCTTTCAGATTGGAAGGTTCACCTTTACGGTAAGAAAGAAGCCAAGATTAAGCGGAAAATGGGTCATGTGAATATTTTACGTCCAACGATTGAGGAAGCTCTTTTGGAAAGTGATCGAAGCAAAATATGGAATCAACAGGTTGAAACGGAGGAAGTAAAATGATTGAACGTTATACCCGCCCAGAGATGGGAAACATTTGGACAGAAAAGAACCGCTTTAATGCGTGGTTGGAAGTTGAAATCTTAGCTTGTGAAGCATGGTCTGAGCTAGGTGTCATTCCAAAAGAAGATGTGAAGCTTCTTCGTGAAAATGCCACATTCGATGTGGACCGTATCAATGAAATCGAAAAAGATACACGCCACGATGTTGTTGCTTTTACACGGGCGGTTTCTGAAACGTTAGGTGAAGAACGGAAATGGGTCCATTACGGACTGACTTCCACTGATGTGGTGGATACAGCTCTTTCATATGTGATAAAGCAAGCGAATGAGATCCTTGCCAAGGATTTAAATAACTTCGTGGAGATCCTGAAAAATAAAGCGAAAGAACATAAATACACGGTTCAAATGGGGCGTACACATGGAGTTCATGCTGAGCCGACCACTTTTGGGTTGAAACTGGCTCTTTGGTATCAAGAAATGAAACGCAATGTCGAACGTTTTGAAGAAGCAAGAAAGAACATAGAGGTTGGGAAAATCTCTGGAGCTGTCGGAACTTACGCTAATATCGACCCGTTCGTTGAAAAATTCGTTTGTGAAAAGCTTGGCCTTGAAGCAGCGCCAATTTCAACACAAACATTGCAGCGCGATCGCCACGCTCATTATATGAGCACATTGGCTTTAATAGCGACATCAATTGAAAAGTTCGCAGTGGAAATTCGCGGCTTGCAAAAAAGTGAAACACGCGAAGTGGAAGAATTCTTTGCAAAAGGACAAAAAGGATCTTCGGCAATGCCTCATAAACGGAATCCAATCGGTTCTGAAAATATGACGGGCATGGCTCGTGTAATCCGCGGTTACATGATGACAGCATATGAGAATGTGCCATTATGGCATGAACGTGACATTTCCCATTCTTCTGCTGAGCGCATCATCTTGCCGGATGCAACGATCGCATTAAACTACATGCTGAACCGTTTCAGCAACATAGTGAAGAACTTGACCGTTTATCCAGAAAATATGAAACGCAATATGGACCGTACGCTTGGATTGATTTTCTCACAACGTGTACTGCTTTCCCTTATCGATAAAGGACTTGTCCGTGAAGAAGCTTATGATACGGTTCAGCCGAAAGCGATGGAAGCATGGGAGCTTCAGGTTCCATTCAGAAGCTTGATCGAAAAGGATGATAAAATTACAAGCTTGCTTACGAAAGAAGAACTTGATGATTGTTTCGATCCTACACATCACCTTAAAAATGTTGATGTAATCTTTGATCGTTTAGGTTTATAAAAGTGAAGGCGGCAAACATGGCACCTCTAAACGGTGATATGTTTGCCAAGCCTGACCAATGGCAGGAAGATTCATAATATTCACAATGTGGGGGTCTGGACAGATGGAAAAACGAGAATTGTTGTATGAAGGAAAAGCGAAACAGATTTTTGCAACGGACAACAGTGAAATAGTATGGGTGGAATACAAGGATTCGGCAACAGCGTTCAATGGTGAGAAGAAGTCAGAGATTGCCGGAAAAGGTAAGTTGAATAATCAAATTACTAGCTTACTATTTTCAAAGCTTGCCCAAGAAAATATCCCGTCCCATTTTATTGAAATGCTTTCCGACCGGGAGCAGCTAGTAAAGAGGGTATCCATCATTCCGCTTGAAGTCGTTGTCAGAAATACGGCTGCCGGCAGTTTTTCCAAAAGGACTGGCATTGAAGAAGGCCAGCCGCTAAAGAAAACGCTGATTGAGTTCTACTATAAAGACGACGAGCTCGGCGATCCTCTGTTAACGGAAGACCATATTGAAGAATTGGAACTTGCAAGCAAGGAAGATGTAGCGATTTTAAAAGAAAAAGCACAAGAAATCAGTATCGTCTTAACTTCCTTCTTTAAAGAGTTGGACATTAAATTGATTGATTTTAAATTAGAGTTCGGTAAAACCCCGAATGGAGACATTTTGCTGGCAGATGAAATTTCACCTGATACCTGCCGATTATGGGATATTAACACGAACGAAAAGTTAGACAAAGATGTATTCCGCCGTGATTTAGGAAGTTTAACAGATGCTTACGAAAAAATACTAGCAAAGTTGGAGGGCACTCAACATGTATAAGGTTAAGGTATATATCACACTACGCGAAAGTGTACTAGATCCACAGGGAGCAGCAGTGCAACAATCACTTCATAGCTTGACATATAACGAAGTTAGTGATGTTCGAGTGGGGAAATACATTGAACTTACAATTAAAGATACGGATCGTGATTTAGATCAACTTGTGAAGGAAATGTGTGAAAAACTATTGGCCAATACGGTAATTGAAGCTTACCGTTATGATGTTGAGGAGGTTATCACCCAATGAAATTTGCTGTCATAGTTTTCCCTGGTTCCAATTGTGATGTCGATATGTACCATGCGATAAAGGATGCACTGGGGGAAGAAGTGGAGTATGTTTGGCACTCTACAGACAATCTAGATCAGTATGATGGGATTCTCCTTCCAGGAGGTTTCTCTTATGGAGACTATTTACGCTCTGGAGCAATTGCACGATTTTCGAATGTAATGGCCGAAGTCGTAAAAGCTGCACAAGCAGGAAAGCCTGTCTTGGGTGTCTGCAATGGTTTTCAGATTTTACTTGAAGCAGGACTTTTACCTGGAGCGATGCGCCGTAATGACGGCTTGAAATTCATTTGCCGCAATGTAGGACTGAAGGTTGAAAATAATCAATCGATGTTCACGACAGGATATGAATTAAATGAAACGATTACGATTCCGGTTGCCCATGGTGAAGGGAATTACTACTGCGATAATGAGACATTGGCTGAATTAAAACGAAATAACCGCATCTTGTTCACGTATGATGGTGAAAATCCAAACGGAAGCTTGGAACAGATAGCGGGAATTACAAATGAAAAAGGAAATGTCCTCGGAATGATGCCTCATCCCGAACGTGCTGTTGATTCGCTGCTTGGCAGTAAAGACGGCTTAAAGATTTTTCAATCCATCGTAAAAAACTGGAGGGAATCACATGTTATTACAGCTTGAACCAAGTCCGGAAAAAATTAAATCGGATCGTTTGTACGCAACTATGGGACTATCCGATGATGAATTTGCAATGGTGGAGAAAATCTTAGGCAGACTGCCGAATTATACGGAAACTGGATTGTTTTCGGTTATGTGGTCAGAGCATTGTTCCTACAAAAATTCGAAACCCATCTTAAGGAAGTTCCCGATTACAGGGGAGAAAGTGCTACAAGGTCCTGGTGAAGGTGCAGGTATCGTTGATATCGGTGACGATCAGGCTGTCGTTTTTAAAATTGAAAGTCATAACCACCCTTCGGCAATAGAACCTTATCAAGGTGCTGCTACTGGTGTCGGCGGTATTATCCGTGATGTCTTCTCCATGGGTGCCCGTCCGATTGCGATGTTGAACTCGCTTCGCTTTGGTGAGTTAGACAATGATCGCGTGAAATATTTATTTAAAGAAGTGGTTGCCGGGATTGCAGGATACGGGAATTGTATCGGTATTCCAACTGTCGGCGGAGAAATACAATTTGATCCATCGTATGAGGGGAATCCTCTAGTCAATGCCATGTGTGTAGGATTGATCGATCATAAGGACATTAAAAAAGGCCAAGCGCATGGAGTGGGCAACACAGTGATGTATGTGGGTGCCAAAACTGGACGTGATGGAATTCATGGAGCAACATTTGCATCTGAAGAGCTATCAGAGTCTTCGGAAGAAAAACGGCCTGCCGTACAAGTAGGCGATCCATTCATGGAGAAACTACTTTTGGAAGCATGCCTTGAATTGATTCAAAATGATGCCCTTGTTGGCATTCAGGATATGGGAGCAGCGGGTCTTACAAGCTCATCTGCCGAGATGGCGAGTAAAGCTGGATCAGGAATAAAAATGAATCTTGATTTGGTACCGCAGCGTGA
The DNA window shown above is from Peribacillus sp. FSL P2-0133 and carries:
- the purC gene encoding phosphoribosylaminoimidazolesuccinocarboxamide synthase translates to MEKRELLYEGKAKQIFATDNSEIVWVEYKDSATAFNGEKKSEIAGKGKLNNQITSLLFSKLAQENIPSHFIEMLSDREQLVKRVSIIPLEVVVRNTAAGSFSKRTGIEEGQPLKKTLIEFYYKDDELGDPLLTEDHIEELELASKEDVAILKEKAQEISIVLTSFFKELDIKLIDFKLEFGKTPNGDILLADEISPDTCRLWDINTNEKLDKDVFRRDLGSLTDAYEKILAKLEGTQHV
- the purS gene encoding phosphoribosylformylglycinamidine synthase subunit PurS, which codes for MYKVKVYITLRESVLDPQGAAVQQSLHSLTYNEVSDVRVGKYIELTIKDTDRDLDQLVKEMCEKLLANTVIEAYRYDVEEVITQ
- the purB gene encoding adenylosuccinate lyase, producing MIERYTRPEMGNIWTEKNRFNAWLEVEILACEAWSELGVIPKEDVKLLRENATFDVDRINEIEKDTRHDVVAFTRAVSETLGEERKWVHYGLTSTDVVDTALSYVIKQANEILAKDLNNFVEILKNKAKEHKYTVQMGRTHGVHAEPTTFGLKLALWYQEMKRNVERFEEARKNIEVGKISGAVGTYANIDPFVEKFVCEKLGLEAAPISTQTLQRDRHAHYMSTLALIATSIEKFAVEIRGLQKSETREVEEFFAKGQKGSSAMPHKRNPIGSENMTGMARVIRGYMMTAYENVPLWHERDISHSSAERIILPDATIALNYMLNRFSNIVKNLTVYPENMKRNMDRTLGLIFSQRVLLSLIDKGLVREEAYDTVQPKAMEAWELQVPFRSLIEKDDKITSLLTKEELDDCFDPTHHLKNVDVIFDRLGL
- the purQ gene encoding phosphoribosylformylglycinamidine synthase subunit PurQ; this translates as MKFAVIVFPGSNCDVDMYHAIKDALGEEVEYVWHSTDNLDQYDGILLPGGFSYGDYLRSGAIARFSNVMAEVVKAAQAGKPVLGVCNGFQILLEAGLLPGAMRRNDGLKFICRNVGLKVENNQSMFTTGYELNETITIPVAHGEGNYYCDNETLAELKRNNRILFTYDGENPNGSLEQIAGITNEKGNVLGMMPHPERAVDSLLGSKDGLKIFQSIVKNWRESHVITA
- the purK gene encoding 5-(carboxyamino)imidazole ribonucleotide synthase; translation: MNNLNNTVILPGQTIGIIGGGQLGRMMALSAKASGFKIAVLEPTAEGPCAQVADIEITGAYDDIEALKRLAEVSDVITYEFENISSAALDWLKQHAFLPQGSELLKLTQDRLTEKKAISDAGASVAPYQEIQDISEIYLHIEKLGYPSVLKTTRGGYDGKGQLVIKEEADIKKAESLLKTGKCVLEAWIPFVKEISIIVTRKANGEASHFPIAENIHIENILHKSIVPARISQQAERKAINEALQLAEKLDLVGTLAVEMFLTAQDEIIINELAPRPHNSGHYTMEACETSQFEQHIRAVCNWPLGNTALLKPVVMINILGEHIGPLMDEIPTLSDWKVHLYGKKEAKIKRKMGHVNILRPTIEEALLESDRSKIWNQQVETEEVK